In Nicotiana tabacum cultivar K326 chromosome 21, ASM71507v2, whole genome shotgun sequence, one DNA window encodes the following:
- the LOC142175165 gene encoding protein FAR1-RELATED SEQUENCE 5-like: MIGWVVTTPKDCRNYILKSRKLQLQEGDAQSLLKFFRDMQQKDSVFYYSVNVDSFGGLHNVVWVHSHSKVAYEEFHDVICLDTTYLVNRYNMPFSLFVGVNQHRQSILLGCTLMSNEDITSYKMVLSTWLGDLNNVHPLAIMTDQCDSIKAAINALIPNTVHRYCIWNIFAKLPTKLSGVLDGKIAKAEFKALVIDSINVVEFERRWTAYIEKYNLDGRDWFYKLYLEKEKWVHVYLNDHFWAGMLSTQRSEGMHAFFDGFITRQSTLKRFVPQYELAIRAKFEKELEAEYR; the protein is encoded by the coding sequence ATGATTGGCTGGGTCGTCACAACACCAAAGGACTGTAGAAATTATATTTTGAAGAGTAGAAAGCTTCAGTTGCAAGAAGGGGATGCACAATCATTACTCAAGTTCTTCCGTGACATGCAACAAAAAGATAGCGTATTTTACTACTCCGTAAATGTGGATAGTTTTGGTGGACTTCATAATGTCGTATGGGTTCATTCACACTCTAAGGTTGCATATGAGGAGTTCCATGATGTAATATGCCTTGATACCACATACCTTGTGAACCGATACAAtatgccattttctttatttgTTGGTGTCAATCAACATAGGCAGTCCATACTTTTGGGATGTACTCTAATGTCTAACGAGGATATAACAAGTTACAAAATGGTGCTATCTACATGGCTTGGGGATCTAAACAATGTTCATCCATTAGCTATCATGACTGACCAATGTGATAGTATTAAGGCTGCCATCAATGCATTGATTCCAAATACGGTACATAGATATTGTATATGGAACATTTTCGCAAAGTTGCCTACGAAGTTAAGCGGAGTTCTTGATGGTAAGATTGCAAAGGCAGAATTTAAGGCTTTAGTCATTGATAGCATTAATGTTGTTGAGTTTGAGAGACGATGGACTGcttatattgaaaaatataactTAGATGGAAGGGATTGGTTTTATAAGCTTTATTTGGAGAAGGAGAAATGGGTTCATGTATACCTAAATGACCACTTTTGGGCTGGGATGTTGTCCACACAAAGAAGTGAAGGAATGCATGCTTTCTTTGACGGATTCATCACCCGCCAAAGCACTTTGAAGCGATTTGTTCCGCAATATGAGTTAGCCATAAGAGCAAAGTTCGAGAAAGAATTGGAAGCTGAATATAGGTGA
- the LOC142175166 gene encoding uncharacterized protein LOC142175166, which produces MAPSSVATEVEVRWIVDTGASNHMVKSLKILEESRSADETSIGKDLFNERVRGIGKEDEGLYIYISGNKYQTNGGGNNNLDSGRSFVNTIKYDSSSVSLWHRRLGHVPLDVLGKLKCFQHLKCNSDTKQCIVCPIAKKIRLPFPLSTSVATACFTYFMLMFGGLIEQFFIMIKNVHSCTVNFLRTDNACYVTDVKRGDKFSPRASPVIFLRYSMTQKGYRIIDIPQVLLPNDVSISYFSPSLISYSPHTPFSLSSPISTSPSHHSIDQPTQVPVEPEPLSTSNDQLIEASHPRRSGRTSKPPIWLKDYVTLSQGKANCSYPLSACVSYENISDSYAKALSSYSAVVEPQSYAEAVKDPKWIEAIKAEISALEENHTWSIVELPTRKVPIGCKWVFKVKYTSSGEVERYKARLVAKDYSQKEGLDYTETFSPVAKMVIVRSVIAVAAAKQRSLFQMDVLNAFLHGELLEEVYMDVPQGFASQEASSHKVCKLYRSLYGLKQAPKQWNRKLTDALVQLGFIQSYFDYSLFTKKVQAELVVVLVYVDDLIISGSSLGLITQTRNDLKLKFKMKDLGELKFFLGIEVARSKDRIIMSQRKYALELISEMGLAGAKPAGTPLESNLKLTSIEYDTAVGASECEDKLIEDIGWISKDMKDFPPSRTYDFHRIRLSAEFYMYL; this is translated from the exons ATGGCTCCATCTTCTGTAGCTACTGAAGTTGAGGTTAGGTGGATAGTTGATACAGGTGCCTCCAATCACATGGTAAAAAGTCTCAAAATTTTAGAGGAATCTAGAAGTGCTGATGAAACTAGTATTGGAAAG GACCTTTTCAATGAGAGAGTGAGGGGGATTGGTAAAGAAGATGAAGGCCTTTACATTTACATCTCAGGTAACAAATATCAAACAAATGGAGGAGGAAATAACAACTTGGATTCTGGAAGATCTTTTGTAAATACAATAAAGTATGATAGTTCAAGTGTATCTCTATGGCATAGGAGATTAGGTCATGTGCCACTTGATGTTCTTGGAAAGTTAAAATGTTTTCAGCATTTGAAGTGTAATAGTGACACTAAGCAATGTATTGTCTGTCCTATTGCTAAGAAAATAAGGCTTCCATTTCCTCTTAGCACCTCTGTGGCAACTGCATGTTTCACTTACTTCATGCTGATGTTTGGGGGCCTTATAGA ACAGTTTTTCATAATGATCAAGAATGTTCACTCCTGTACTGTAAATTTCCTAAGAACGGATAATGCAT GTTATGTAACTGATGTAAAAAGAGGTGACAAATTCTCACCTAGAGCCTCGCCTGTAATTTTCCTTAGATATTCTATGACTCAAAAGGGATACAGAAT AATTGACATTCCTCAAGTCTTATTGCCTAATGATGTCTCTATATCCTATTTTTCACCATCTTTAATCTCTTATTCTCCTCATACACCTTTTTCTCTATCTTCTCCTATTTCTACTTCACCTTCTCATCATAGCATAGACCAGCCAACACAAGTACCTGTTGAACCTGAACCA TTATCTACCTCAAATGATCAGTTGATAGAAGCCTCACATCCTAGAAGATCTGGGAGAACCAGTAAACCCCCTATATGGCTAAAAGATTATGTTACTCTTTCTCAAGGCAAAGCCAATTGTTCTTATCCTCTTTCAGCATGTGTTAGTTATGAGAATATCTCTGACTCCTATGCCAAAGCTCTATCCTCCTACTCTGCAGTTGTAGAACCACAGTCATATGCTGAAGCTGTCAAGGATCCTAAATGGATTGAGGCTATAAAAGCTGAAATCTCAGCCTTAGAGGAAAATCACACATGGTCTATAGTGGAGTTGCCTACTCGAAAGGTTCCTATTGGTTGTAAATGGGTGTTCAAAGTGAAGTATACATCATCAGGTGAAGTTGAGAGATACAAAGCTAGGTTGGTGGCTAAAGATTACAGTCAAAAGGAAGGGCTTGACTACACTGAAACTTTCTCTCCTGTAGCAAAAATGGTAATTGTAAGATCAGTCATTGCAGTTGCTGCAGCCAAACAGCGGTCTCTTTTCCAAATGGATGTTCTCAATGCCTTCTTGCATGGTGAACTCCTAGAAGAGGTTTACATGGATGTGCCACAAGGGTTTGCAAGCCAGGAAGCGTCCTCTCACAAGGTTTGCAAACTTTATAGATCTCTGTATGgcctaaaacaagcacccaagcaGTGGAATAGGAAGCTGACTGATGCCTTAGTACAGTTGGGCTTCATTCAAAGTTATTTTGACTATTCTCTCTTCACAAAGAAGGTTCAAGCTGAGTTGGTTGTTGTGTTAGTGTATGTAGATGACTTGATAATAAGTGGAAGCAGTCTAGGTCTGATAACTCAGACTAGAAATGATCTAAAGCTCAAGTTCAAAATGAAGGACCTAGGAGAACTTAAGTTCTTTCTGGGAATAGAAGTTGCAAGATCAAAAGATAGAATCATTATGAGCCAAAGGAAGTATGCTTTGGAGTTGATATCTGAGATGGGACTTGCCGGTGCTAAACCTGCAGGAACACCTCTTGAGTCCAATTTGAAGCTTACATCTATAGAGTATGACACTGCTGTAGGAGCCTCAGAGTGTGAAGATAAACTAATTGAAGATATAG GGTGGATCTCGAAAGATATGAAAGATTTCCCTCCAAGCCGTACATACGACTTTCATCGAATACGACTTTCTGCAGAATTCTATATGTATCTATGA
- the LOC107765200 gene encoding uncharacterized protein LOC107765200 has protein sequence MHFLLLLFLLHFHSSAAAKPHFLPEYRALLSLKTAISDDPQSALISWNSSTTTSHCTWKGVTCDKYRHVTSLNISNLNLTGTLPPEIGQLRYLVNLSVAVNQFSGPIPVELSVISNLRYLNLSNNIFNLSFPQQLTQLINLEVLDIYNNNLTGQLPVGVHNLTNLYHLHLGGNFFTGRIPPEFGKFPFLKYLAVSGNELAGDIPPEIGNITTLKELYVGYYNTFSGGIPPEIGNLSELVRFDAANCGLSGEIPAEIGKLKKLDTLFLQVNSLSGSLIPEIGYLKSLKSLDLSNNLLSGEIPLTLSELKNLTLLNLFRNKLYGSIPEFIEELPKLEVLQLWENNFTGSIPMGLGQNSKLKTLDISTNKLTGNLPPNMCRGNNLETLITLGNFLFGPIPESLGQCESLSRIRMGENYLNGSIPKGLLSLPKLTQVELQDNLLTGTFPVTGSVSASLGQISLSNNRLTGRLPPSIGNFSGVQKLLLDGNKFSGRIPAEIGKLQQLSKMDFSGNGFSGPIPPEISHCKALTFVDLSRNKLSGEIPTEITGMRILNYLNVSRNHLVGSIPASISAMQSLTSVDFSYNNLSGLVPGTGQFSYFNYTSFLGNQNLCGPYLGPCKEGVVDGVSEPHERGTFSPSMKLLLVIGLLVCSIVFAVAAIIKARSLRKASGARAWKLTAFQRLDFACDDVLGCLKEDNIIGKGGAGIVYKGVMPNGEQVAVKRLPAMSRGSSHDHGFNAEIQTLGRIRHRHIVRLLGFCSNHETNLLVYEYMPNGSLGEMLHGKKGGHLHWNTRYKIALEAAKGLCYLHHDCSPLILHRDVKSNNILLDSNFEAHVADFGLAKFLQDSGTSECMSAIAGSYGYIAPEYAYTLKVDEKSDVYSFGVVLLELVSGRKPVGEFGDGVDIVQWVRKMTEGKKEGVLKILDPRLSTVPLHEVMHVFYVAMLCVEEQAVERPKMREVVQILTELPNPSGTKSGESTITESPPSSAPASELPTSAPGNTKDNHQPPSPPPDLLSI, from the exons AtgcattttcttcttctccttttcctcctCCATTTCCACTCCTCCGCCGCCGCAAAACCACATTTCCTCCCTGAATACCGCGCATTACTCTCCCTGAAAACCGCCATTTCCGACGACCCACAATCCGCTCTCATTTCATGGAACAGCTCCACCACCACCAGTCACTGTACATGGAAAGGTGTCACGTGCGACAAATACCGTCACGTGACTTCACTAAACATCTCAAACCTCAACCTCACCGGTACTCTCCCGCCCGAAATCGGCCAACTCCGTTACCTGGTTAACCTCTCCGTCGCCGTTAACCAGTTTTCTGGCCCCATTCCCGTTGAACTCTCCGTCATCTCAAACCTCCGTTACCTTAACCTCAGCAACAACATTTTTAACTTGAGTTTTCCTCAGCAGCTTACCCAACTAATAAACCTTGAAGTTCTCGATATTTACAATAATAACCTGACCGGTCAACTTCCCGTTGGGGTCCATAATTTGACGAATCTTTATCATCTTCACCTCGGCGGCAACTTTTTCACCGGCCGTATTCCACCGGAGTTCGGCAAATTTCCTTTCCTCAAATACCTTGCCGTTTCCGGCAATGAACTCGCCGGAGATATCCCGCCGGAGATCGGAAATATCACAACTCTTAAGGAACTTTACGTCGGATACTACAACACATTCTCCGGAGGAATTCCGCCGGAGATAGGGAACTTGTCCGAGCTCGTACGTTTCGATGCTGCTAACTGTGGACTTTCCGGCGAGATTCCGGCGGAAATAGGGAAGCTTAAGAAATTGGATACTTTGTTCTTACAAGTGAATTCTCTTTCTGGGTCTTTGATACCGGAAATTGGGTATCTAAAAAGCTTAAAATCTTTAGATTTATCGAACAATTTGCTCTCCGGTGAAATACCGTTAACTTTATCGGAGCTGAAGAATCTCACTCTGTTAAATCTTTTTCGTAACAAGCTTTACGGGTCAATACCAGAGTTCATTGAAGAGTTGCCGAAGTTGGAAGTTTTGCAGCTCTGGGAAAATAATTTCACTGGAAGTATTCCAATGGGTTTGGGCCAAAACAGTAAGTTAAAAACTCTTGATATTAGTACCAATAAGTTAACTGGAAATTTGCCCCCAAACATGTGTAGAGGTAACAATTTGGAAACTTTAATTACTCTTGGAAACTTCTTGTTTGGCCCAATTCCTGAATCTTTAGGTCAATGTGAATCACTTAGTAGGATTAGAATGGGTGAAAATTATCTAAATGGTTCGATTCCGAAAGGATTGTTAAGTTTGCCAAAGTTGACACAAGTTGAACTTCAAGATAATCTTCTTACTGGTACATTTCCAGTGACTGGTTCTGTGTCAGCTAGTCTTGGGCAGATTAGTCTTTCGAATAATCGACTCACTGGGCGTTTGCCGCCCAGTATTGGAAATTTTAGTGGTGTTCAGAAGTTGCTTCTTGATGGGAACAAGTTTTCGGGCCGAATTCCAGCTGAAATAGGGAAATTGCAGCAGTTGTCTAAAATGGATTTTAGTGGTAATGGGTTTTCGGGCCCGATTCCACCTGAGATAAGTCATTGCAAGGCTTTAACGTTTGTTGATCTTAGTAGGAATAAGCTATCAGGTGAGATTCCTACTGAGATCACTGGTATGAGGATACTGAATTACTTGAACGTGTCGCGAAACCATTTAGTTGGAAGTATTCCTGCATCTATTTCTGCAATGCAGAGTTTAACTTCTGTTGATTTTTCATATAACAACTTATCTGGATTAGTTCCGGGTACTGGTCAATTCAGTTATTTTAATTATACCTCATTTTTGGGTAATCAAAATCTTTGCGGACCCTATTTGGGCCCTTGCAAAGAAGGTGTAGTTGATGGGGTTAGTGAACCGCACGAGAGAGGCACATTTTCGCCTTCTATGAAGCTTTTGCTTGTTATTGGGTTGCTTGTTTGCTCGATTGTGTTTGCTGTTGCTGCGATTATAAAGGCTCGATCTTTAAGGAAGGCGAGCGGGGCTCGTGCTTGGAAGCTTACCGCATTCCAACGCCTGGATTTTGCTTGTGATGATGTTTTGGGATGTTTGAAAGAGGATAACATTATTGGGAAAGGAGGTGCTGGTATAGTGTACAAGGGTGTAATGCCAAATGGTGAACAGGTTGCTGTTAAAAGGTTGCCGGCTATGAGCCGTGGTTCTTCACATGATCACGGGTTTAATGCTGAGATACAGACACTTGGGAGAATTAGGCATAGACATATTGTTAGGTTATTGGGATTTTGCTCGAATCATGAAACGAATCTTTTGGTTTATGAGTACATGCCTAATGGGAGCCTTGGTGAAATGCTTCATGGCAAGAAGGGAGGTCATTTGCATTGGAATACTAGGTACAAGATAGCATTGGAGGCTGCAAAAGGCCTTTGTTATCTCCATCACGATTGCTCGCCTTTGATTCTCCATCGTGACGTAAAGTCAAACAACATTCTTCTGGATTCCAACTTTGAAGCTCATGTTGCTGATTTTGGACTTGCCAAGTTCTTGCAAGATTCAGGAACATCAGAATGCATGTCTGCTATTGCTGGTTCGTATGGCTATATAGCGCCAG AATATGCCTACACACTCAAGGTTGATGAGAAGAGTGATGTATATAGCTTTGGCGTGGTTCTGCTAGAATTAGTGAGTGGTAGAAAGCCAGTTGGAGAATTTGGTGATGGTGTTGACATAGTCCAATGGGTAAGAAAAATGACAGAAGGGAAAAAGGAAGGAGTTCTCAAAATCCTTGATCCAAGACTCTCAACAGTTCCCCTTCATGAGGTGATGCATGTGTTCTATGTCGCAATGCTATGTGTCGAAGAGCAGGCTGTTGAACGCCCCAAAATGCGCGAGGTTGTGCAAATCCTAACTGAGCTTCCCAATCCATCTGGTACAAAATCAGGAGAATCAACAATCACTGAGTCGCCCCCATCATCAGCCCCTGCATCAGAGTTGCCAACTTCAGCTCCCGGAAACACAAAAGATAACCATCAGCCACCATCTCCTCCACCTGACCTTCTCAGCATATGA